A genomic window from Tolypothrix sp. PCC 7910 includes:
- a CDS encoding glycosyltransferase, with protein sequence MKLSVLMITYNHENFIAQAIESVLMQQTNFEFEIVIGEDYSSDNTRNIVQEFATKFPHKIKLILQPYNLGLYGKNNLVKTLKACKGQYIAILEGDDYWSDPYKLQKQVDFLENNPNFSMCFHNVKNIFESKSKESSVSFPHNQKKILLIEDLLDRNYIPTGSVVYRSGLFHEFPDWFYDIKMSDWPIWIFCALHGNIWYIDEVMGAYRIHSAGVWNSTAEYQRQEETIKMLNYVNAYLNFKYKNKINESKANIYLDLIFIYFSQRDIKKSINSLFMFCILLPPHAHIYLKKVLISAKIIIIMTIKLYFPFLYNLFKFIKGNSKPKQDSGY encoded by the coding sequence ATGAAATTAAGTGTATTAATGATTACTTATAATCATGAAAATTTTATTGCTCAGGCAATAGAAAGTGTATTAATGCAGCAAACAAATTTTGAATTTGAAATTGTAATTGGAGAAGATTATTCATCTGACAATACAAGAAATATTGTACAAGAGTTTGCAACGAAATTTCCTCATAAAATTAAACTCATTTTACAACCATATAATCTAGGGTTGTACGGTAAAAATAACCTTGTTAAAACTTTAAAAGCTTGTAAAGGGCAGTATATTGCTATTTTGGAAGGAGATGATTACTGGTCTGATCCCTATAAACTGCAAAAGCAGGTTGATTTCCTAGAAAATAATCCAAATTTTTCAATGTGCTTTCACAATGTTAAAAATATTTTTGAATCTAAATCTAAAGAATCTAGTGTATCGTTTCCCCACAATCAGAAAAAGATATTACTTATTGAAGATTTACTAGATAGAAACTATATCCCAACCGGATCTGTAGTATATAGAAGTGGCTTGTTTCATGAATTTCCAGATTGGTTTTATGATATTAAAATGTCAGATTGGCCTATCTGGATTTTTTGTGCTTTACATGGAAACATTTGGTATATAGATGAAGTAATGGGAGCTTATAGAATTCATTCTGCTGGAGTCTGGAATAGTACAGCAGAATATCAGAGGCAAGAAGAAACAATTAAAATGCTTAATTATGTGAACGCTTATCTTAATTTTAAATATAAAAATAAGATAAATGAATCTAAAGCAAATATTTATCTTGACTTGATTTTTATATATTTCTCTCAAAGGGATATAAAGAAATCTATTAATAGTTTATTTATGTTTTGCATTTTATTACCACCTCATGCTCACATATACCTTAAAAAAGTTTTAATTTCAGCAAAAATTATTATTATCATGACAATTAAATTGTATTTTCCCTTTCTATATAACTTATTTAAATTTATTAAGGGCAATAGTAAACCTAAACAAGATTCAGGTTATTAA